One segment of Rosa chinensis cultivar Old Blush chromosome 6, RchiOBHm-V2, whole genome shotgun sequence DNA contains the following:
- the LOC121049883 gene encoding uncharacterized protein LOC121049883 isoform X1, giving the protein MWSLRIWDFWRGGALESVSSEMGNGNRMNDDDGNAAMLNRISVEKKLWTRACAHGFGQMIESRERTQMWTSTPYPVNKRSCGFRKKLYQNGANWSYQQKDEELTLVNRSIQANL; this is encoded by the exons ATGTGGAGTCTGCGAATTTGGGATTTTTGGAGAGGAGGAGCTCTCGAGTCAGTTTCGAGTGAAATGGGAAATG GGAACAGAatgaatgatgatgatggaaATGCAGCCATGCTGAATCGAATCTCTGTGGAAAAGAAGTTGTG gactcgagcgtgtgcacatggatttggacaaatgatTGAAAGTCGGGAACGAACCCAaatgtggacgagcactccatatccag taaataagcggagttgtggatttcggaAAAAGTTGTACCAAAATGGAGCTAATTGGAGTTATCAACAAAAAGATGAAGAGTTAACATTGGTCAACCGGTCAATACAAGCAAATTTGTGA
- the LOC121049883 gene encoding uncharacterized protein LOC121049883 isoform X3 — MWSLRIWDFWRGGALESVSSEMGNGNRMNDDDGNAAMLNRISVEKKLWTRACAHGFGQMIESRERTQMWTSTPYPVIFKNMK, encoded by the exons ATGTGGAGTCTGCGAATTTGGGATTTTTGGAGAGGAGGAGCTCTCGAGTCAGTTTCGAGTGAAATGGGAAATG GGAACAGAatgaatgatgatgatggaaATGCAGCCATGCTGAATCGAATCTCTGTGGAAAAGAAGTTGTG gactcgagcgtgtgcacatggatttggacaaatgatTGAAAGTCGGGAACGAACCCAaatgtggacgagcactccatatccag TAATCTTCAAGAACATGAAGTAA
- the LOC112174412 gene encoding uncharacterized protein C6G9.01c, which yields MGKKSKSKPPKEVKEDSVVEKTVVEEEKPTSSAKKTTTAKKPASVIDEIFAGKKRKKAEAEKAKKKNEEASEKPNKPKRKKKKDLGFEDGAFVEPNSGSKKRTNDGLAIYTEEELGINKADAGSTPLCPFDCSCCF from the coding sequence ATGGGCAAGAAGAGTAAATCTAAGCCTCCTAAAGAGGTTAAAGAAGACAGTGTTGTAGAAAAGACTGTTGTGGAAGAAGAGAAACCTACATCTTCTGCAAAAAAGACCACTACTGCAAAGAAGCCTGCTTCTGTGATTGATGAGATATTCGCCgggaaaaagaggaagaaagctGAAGCCGAAAaggctaaaaagaaaaatgaagaggCGAGTGAAAAACCCAACAAGcctaagagaaagaagaagaaagatttaGGCTTTGAAGACGGTGCATTTGTGGAGCCAAATTCTGGGtcaaaaaagagaacaaacGATGGCCTTGCTATCTATACAGAAGAAGAGTTGGGTATCAACAAAGCAGATGCTGGAAGCACCCCTCTTTGTCCATTTGATTGCTCTTGTTGCTTCTGA
- the LOC121049883 gene encoding uncharacterized protein LOC121049883 isoform X2: protein MWSLRIWDFWRGGALESVSSEMGNGNRMNDDDGNAAMLNRISVEKKLWTRACAHGFGQMIESRERTQMWTSTPYPADPIYAQIWIFFFTLTLAVCYLALFDLW from the exons ATGTGGAGTCTGCGAATTTGGGATTTTTGGAGAGGAGGAGCTCTCGAGTCAGTTTCGAGTGAAATGGGAAATG GGAACAGAatgaatgatgatgatggaaATGCAGCCATGCTGAATCGAATCTCTGTGGAAAAGAAGTTGTG gactcgagcgtgtgcacatggatttggacaaatgatTGAAAGTCGGGAACGAACCCAaatgtggacgagcactccatatccag CTGACCCGATTTATGCGCAAATCTGGATATTCTTCTTCACGTTGACATTAGCTGTGTGTTATTTGGCATTGTTTGATTTATGGTGA